From one Trifolium pratense cultivar HEN17-A07 linkage group LG1, ARS_RC_1.1, whole genome shotgun sequence genomic stretch:
- the LOC123902955 gene encoding 60S acidic ribosomal protein P2-4-like: MKVVAAYLLAVLGGNDTPSAKTIKDILGSVGAEAEDDRIELFLSEIKGKDLAEVIASGREKLASVPSGGGVAVAAAPASGGGAAPAAAEAKKEEKVEEKEESDDDMGFSLFD; the protein is encoded by the exons ATGAAGGTTGTTGCTGCCTATTTGCTTGCCGTTCTTGGAGGCAACGACACCCCCTCCGCCAAAACCATCAAGGACATCCTTGGTTCAG TTGGAGCAGAAGCAGAAGATGATAGAATTGAATTGTTTTTGTCTGAAATTAAGGGCAAAGATTTAGCTGAGGTTATTGCATCTGGTAGGGAAAAGTTGGCATCAGTGCCTTCTGGTGGTGGTGTTGCTGTTGCCGCTGCACCTGCAAGTGGTGGTGGTGCTGCTCCTGCAGCTGCCGAGGCAAAGAAAGAGGAGAAGGTGGAGGAGAAAGAGGAATCTGATGAT GATATGGGTTTCAGTCTTTTTGATTAA